In a genomic window of Urocitellus parryii isolate mUroPar1 chromosome 2, mUroPar1.hap1, whole genome shotgun sequence:
- the LOC144252014 gene encoding bcl-2-like protein 1 isoform X1, which yields MPQRNLELVIDFLSYKLSQKGYSWSQFSHEEENRVQGPERAESEEGSSNATNSNPSRHQGDSPMVSGAAGHNRSLDAPDVIPMVAVKQALREAGDNFERRYRQAILNMTAELCLTPETAHHTFEQGHGGWDTFVKRHVNNVAVNSWMHQESFNYYFLMGMTVAGVVLLDWLFSWK from the exons atgcctcaGAGGAACCTGGAACTAGTGATCGACTTTCTGTCCTACAAGCTTTCCCAGAAAGGATATAGCTGGAGCCAGTTTAGCCATGAGGAAGAGAACCGCGTTCAAGGCCCAGAAAGGGCTGAATCAGAAGAGGGGTCCAGCAATGCCACCAACAGCAACCCATCCCGGCATCAGGGGGACAGTCCCATGGTGAGTGGAGCCGCTGGCCATAACAGGAGTTTGGATGCCCCAGACGTGATCCCCATGGTAGCAGTGAAGCAAGCGCTGAGGGAGGCAGGCGACAACTTTGAACGGCGGTACCGGCAGGCCATCCTTAACATGACAGCAGAGCTCTGCCTCACCCCGGAGACAGCACATCACACTTTTGAACAG GGCCATGGCGGCTGGGACACTTTTGTGAAACGCCATGTGAATAATGTGGCAGTGAATAGCTGGATGCACCAAGAGAGCTTCAACTATTATTTCCTGATGGGCATGACTGTGGCTGGCGTGGTTCTGCTGGACTGGCTGTTCAGTTGGAAGTGA
- the LOC144252014 gene encoding bcl-2-like protein 1 isoform X2 — protein MPQRNLELVIDFLSYKLSQKGYSWSQFSHEEENRVQGPERAESEEGSSNATNSNPSRHQGDSPMVSGAAGHNRSLDAPDVIPMVAVKQALREAGDNFERRYRQAILNMTAELCLTPETAHHTFEQVVDELFQDKVSWGRIVAFFSFGGALCLESIDKEMKVLVCQIASWMATYLNDHLDTWIQGHGGWDTFVKRHVNNVAVNSWMHQESFNYYFLMGMTVAGVVLLDWLFSWK, from the coding sequence atgcctcaGAGGAACCTGGAACTAGTGATCGACTTTCTGTCCTACAAGCTTTCCCAGAAAGGATATAGCTGGAGCCAGTTTAGCCATGAGGAAGAGAACCGCGTTCAAGGCCCAGAAAGGGCTGAATCAGAAGAGGGGTCCAGCAATGCCACCAACAGCAACCCATCCCGGCATCAGGGGGACAGTCCCATGGTGAGTGGAGCCGCTGGCCATAACAGGAGTTTGGATGCCCCAGACGTGATCCCCATGGTAGCAGTGAAGCAAGCGCTGAGGGAGGCAGGCGACAACTTTGAACGGCGGTACCGGCAGGCCATCCTTAACATGACAGCAGAGCTCTGCCTCACCCCGGAGACAGCACATCACACTTTTGAACAGGTAGTGGACGAACTCTTCCAGGATAAGGTAAGCTGGGGTCGCATTGTGGCCTTTTTCTCCTTTGGAGGAGCACTGTGCTTGGAAAGCATAGACAAGGAGATGAAGGTGTTGGTGTGTCAGATCGCAAGTTGGATGGCCACTTACCTGAATGATCACCTAGATACTTGGATCCAGGGCCATGGCGGCTGGGACACTTTTGTGAAACGCCATGTGAATAATGTGGCAGTGAATAGCTGGATGCACCAAGAGAGCTTCAACTATTATTTCCTGATGGGCATGACTGTGGCTGGCGTGGTTCTGCTGGACTGGCTGTTCAGTTGGAAGTGA